In Nitrospirota bacterium, the following are encoded in one genomic region:
- a CDS encoding ABC transporter substrate-binding protein has protein sequence MISAVHRVLIPVLLLSLFFSGACTRPEKDKERPAVIVFKHGKIAGDPQQFRQIIERFESENPGIKVKDETLPASTDEQHQFYVINLEGRSSDFDVFSMDVIWVPEFARAGWLRDLSHLLQAGEGKDFFQGPMQAVTYRDKIYAIPWYIDAGLLYYRKDLLEKHGFRPPETWQELIRIAQHISERERGVYGFIWQGKQYEGLVCNVLEYIWGNGGDILEDGRSVINTPENVEALKFMRDLIVEYEVTPPLVATAIEEPTRHIFGTGRAVFMRNWPYAWNIFEREGSPVRGKVGVSALPAFPGKDSASTLGGWQLGINRYTRNPEAAEKLIAFLTSPEIQKQLALTIGYKPTRKSLYHDPYLVREQPFIVNLYDIFMKARPRPVSPYYMMISQVMQPEFSAALSGIKTSEEALSSAHRQIEFILQVEQ, from the coding sequence TTGATATCAGCTGTACACAGAGTTCTCATACCGGTTCTACTCCTGTCGCTATTCTTTTCCGGCGCCTGTACCCGACCGGAAAAAGATAAAGAGAGGCCGGCGGTCATTGTTTTCAAGCATGGCAAAATTGCCGGCGACCCTCAGCAGTTCAGGCAGATCATAGAGCGCTTTGAATCAGAAAATCCCGGGATAAAGGTGAAAGATGAGACCCTCCCTGCATCTACAGACGAACAGCATCAATTCTATGTCATCAATCTTGAGGGTAGAAGCTCTGATTTCGATGTCTTCAGCATGGATGTCATCTGGGTGCCTGAATTCGCCAGGGCAGGCTGGTTAAGAGATCTGAGCCATCTACTCCAGGCTGGGGAGGGGAAAGACTTTTTCCAGGGCCCCATGCAGGCAGTGACTTACAGGGATAAAATCTATGCAATCCCCTGGTATATCGATGCGGGCCTTTTATACTACCGGAAAGATCTCCTCGAAAAACATGGGTTCAGACCGCCTGAGACCTGGCAGGAGCTAATCAGGATTGCCCAACATATCTCGGAAAGGGAAAGGGGTGTGTATGGCTTTATCTGGCAGGGGAAACAGTATGAAGGGCTGGTCTGCAATGTCCTTGAGTATATCTGGGGCAACGGTGGTGACATATTGGAAGACGGAAGGTCCGTTATCAACACCCCTGAAAATGTTGAGGCTCTAAAGTTTATGCGGGACTTGATTGTAGAATACGAAGTAACGCCCCCCCTGGTGGCAACCGCCATAGAAGAGCCGACAAGGCATATATTCGGCACTGGCAGGGCGGTCTTCATGAGGAACTGGCCCTATGCCTGGAATATCTTTGAGAGGGAAGGATCCCCTGTTAGAGGAAAGGTCGGCGTCTCAGCGCTGCCGGCCTTTCCAGGGAAAGATTCTGCATCTACCCTCGGTGGATGGCAACTCGGGATAAACAGGTACACCAGAAATCCGGAGGCCGCAGAGAAATTGATCGCCTTTCTGACATCCCCGGAGATACAGAAGCAACTCGCCCTGACAATAGGATACAAGCCGACAAGGAAATCCCTGTATCATGACCCGTACCTCGTGAGGGAACAACCCTTTATCGTAAATCTTTATGATATCTTCATGAAGGCGCGGCCAAGGCCGGTGTCCCCCTACTACATGATGATCAGCCAGGTCATGCAGCCTGAATTCAGCGCCGCCCTTTCCGGGATAAAGACATCGGAGGAGGCTCTATCTTCTGCACACCGGCAGATCGAATTTATCCTACAGGTGGAGCAATGA
- a CDS encoding glycosyltransferase: MINQYAGIAPKGDLLLLRKLSEKLAGRSFLHINSTRSGGGVAEILNRMIPFLKGIGIDARWEVIEGDSKFFDITKKIHNALQGNPEKITPEMWGYHFETNRRYAERLGLQADALFIHDPQPFPLVEFRKNGKWIWRCHIDLSNPQKDVCDYLTKYCRKYDSAIFSVARFARALGTDEFIIPPSIDPLSEKNRELTDQEVSGVLARFNLPADRPAILQVSRFDRFKDPVGLINAFRMVRKYNDSILIIAGSPATDDPEGEMVLNEVKEFAAGDPDIYILLLPPFSDRDINALQRAATVVLQKSLKEGFGLTVSEAMWKGKPVIGGAVGGIPLQIIHGVTGFLVHSIEGAAFRIRQVLNNPELARGMGERGREYVRTNFLITKQIRDYLAVWYSLENKGRGILEL, translated from the coding sequence ATGATCAATCAATATGCAGGAATAGCCCCTAAAGGAGATCTATTGTTATTACGGAAACTTAGCGAAAAGCTGGCTGGCAGGTCCTTTCTGCACATCAACTCAACCCGTTCGGGAGGCGGGGTGGCTGAGATATTAAACAGGATGATTCCCTTCCTCAAGGGAATCGGAATTGATGCAAGGTGGGAGGTCATCGAAGGGGATTCAAAATTTTTCGATATCACAAAAAAGATCCACAACGCCCTTCAGGGAAATCCTGAGAAGATCACCCCTGAGATGTGGGGGTATCATTTTGAGACCAACAGGAGGTATGCGGAAAGGCTCGGTCTCCAGGCGGATGCCCTGTTCATCCATGACCCCCAGCCTTTCCCTCTCGTTGAGTTCAGGAAAAATGGCAAATGGATATGGAGATGCCACATTGATCTGTCGAACCCCCAGAAAGATGTCTGTGATTATCTTACAAAATATTGCAGAAAGTATGATTCGGCGATATTTTCCGTAGCAAGATTTGCGAGGGCCCTCGGCACTGATGAATTTATCATCCCTCCCTCTATCGATCCCCTGAGTGAAAAAAACAGGGAATTGACAGATCAGGAAGTCAGTGGTGTCCTGGCAAGGTTCAATTTACCGGCAGACAGGCCGGCAATACTCCAGGTCTCACGGTTTGACCGCTTCAAGGATCCCGTCGGCTTGATCAACGCATTCAGGATGGTCCGGAAATATAACGACTCCATCCTCATCATAGCAGGGAGTCCCGCAACAGATGACCCCGAGGGGGAGATGGTCTTAAATGAAGTGAAGGAGTTTGCGGCTGGTGACCCTGATATTTATATCCTTCTTCTTCCTCCCTTCAGTGACAGGGATATCAATGCCCTCCAGCGAGCAGCCACAGTGGTACTTCAAAAGTCCCTGAAAGAGGGGTTTGGCCTGACTGTATCGGAGGCAATGTGGAAGGGGAAACCCGTTATCGGAGGGGCCGTGGGTGGAATTCCCCTTCAGATCATCCATGGGGTTACGGGTTTCCTCGTCCATTCGATAGAAGGGGCTGCATTCCGGATCAGGCAGGTCCTTAACAATCCGGAATTGGCCAGGGGAATGGGGGAAAGGGGCAGGGAATATGTGAGGACTAATTTTCTCATAACGAAACAAATAAGGGATTATCTCGCTGTCTGGTACTCCCTGGAAAATAAAGGGAGGGGTATTCTCGAACTTTGA
- a CDS encoding sugar ABC transporter permease, with translation MTERESGNRYVIPALVLLTFVTIYPVSYVLYLSLYRRLLIFDISRFIGLDNYLFLFSDDRFWNALKNTVYFTSLSVSLELLFGLCVAVLLNRPFRFRGWIRAVVLIPWAIPTVVSARMWEWIYNTDFGILNYLIGSKINWLGSPFWALNAAVFMDVWKTTPFVAILLMAGLQVIPKDICQAARVDGAGGLAIFRRITLPLLKPVILVVLIFRTLDAFRVFDAIYVLTGGGPANTTETLSIYAYKVLFQTLQFGYGSTLSVVVFLCTGGISIFYIRLLSRGIKRTLHD, from the coding sequence ATGACAGAGAGGGAAAGTGGAAACCGCTATGTGATACCGGCATTGGTCCTCTTGACCTTTGTCACGATCTACCCGGTCTCTTATGTCCTTTATCTGAGCCTCTACAGGAGGCTCCTTATCTTTGATATTTCACGATTTATCGGACTTGATAATTACCTGTTTCTTTTCAGTGATGACCGGTTCTGGAATGCCCTGAAAAATACGGTTTATTTCACATCCCTCTCGGTTTCACTGGAGCTTTTGTTCGGTCTATGTGTCGCAGTGCTTTTAAACAGACCATTCAGGTTCAGGGGATGGATAAGGGCTGTCGTCCTCATCCCATGGGCCATCCCCACCGTTGTATCTGCGAGGATGTGGGAATGGATATACAATACCGATTTCGGCATCCTGAACTATCTTATTGGTTCAAAGATAAACTGGCTCGGAAGCCCCTTCTGGGCGTTGAATGCAGCGGTTTTCATGGATGTCTGGAAGACGACACCCTTCGTAGCCATCCTCCTGATGGCGGGTTTACAAGTGATTCCAAAGGATATCTGTCAGGCGGCGCGGGTAGATGGGGCCGGAGGCCTGGCGATCTTCAGGCGGATCACTTTGCCGCTCCTCAAACCCGTTATCCTCGTAGTCCTGATCTTCAGGACACTTGATGCCTTCAGGGTCTTCGATGCGATTTATGTGCTCACGGGTGGAGGGCCTGCAAATACCACAGAGACACTATCCATCTATGCCTACAAAGTCCTGTTTCAAACCCTTCAGTTCGGTTATGGTTCGACCCTTTCAGTGGTTGTCTTTCTATGCACAGGGGGTATCAGTATCTTTTATATCAGATTGTTGAGCAGGGGGATTAAGAGGACTCTTCATGATTAA
- a CDS encoding mechanosensitive ion channel family protein produces the protein MISRFGHILFPLVVFVISTVILFIVRGIAFKVLHRWASGTDTDIDDIIIRSVKTSSIYWCIAIGLYIGVAMSDLPDKYTFYISKTIHVIVILSIAVASANLSGKIFTNYVQRINLPIPTTGLAYGILKGTILVLGLLIALSVVGISITPIITALGVGGLAVALALQDTLSNLFAGIHILVEKSIRVGDFVRLETGQEGYVEDITWRTTRIKMLPNNMVIIPNNKLAQSIVTNYYLPEKRMSLLIPIGVSYSADPEKVEKILVEEAQNAIGKIPGLLGDPPPFVRFIPGFGESSLDFTLICQVKEFVDQYLVQHELRKRIFKRFNEEGIEIPFPHRTVYLREEKRWEKE, from the coding sequence ATGATATCCAGATTCGGACACATCTTATTCCCACTTGTCGTCTTTGTTATCTCGACGGTCATCCTGTTTATCGTGAGAGGGATTGCCTTCAAGGTTCTCCACAGATGGGCATCCGGTACAGATACAGATATTGATGACATCATTATCCGGTCCGTCAAGACATCCTCCATCTACTGGTGTATTGCCATCGGGTTGTATATCGGTGTGGCGATGTCCGATCTTCCGGACAAGTATACGTTTTATATCAGCAAGACGATCCATGTCATTGTCATCCTCTCGATCGCCGTTGCATCCGCCAATCTCTCCGGGAAGATATTTACGAATTATGTTCAAAGGATCAATCTCCCCATCCCGACGACAGGGCTTGCATATGGGATTCTCAAGGGGACAATACTTGTCCTGGGGCTCCTGATAGCCCTCAGTGTCGTCGGCATCTCCATAACGCCCATTATTACCGCACTTGGTGTCGGAGGTCTTGCTGTTGCTCTTGCACTGCAGGATACCCTTTCTAACTTATTCGCCGGGATCCATATACTTGTGGAAAAATCGATACGGGTTGGAGACTTTGTAAGGCTTGAGACTGGACAGGAGGGATATGTCGAAGATATCACATGGAGGACGACACGGATAAAGATGCTGCCGAACAACATGGTCATCATCCCGAATAACAAGCTTGCCCAGAGTATCGTGACCAACTATTATCTCCCTGAAAAGAGGATGTCCCTCCTGATTCCTATCGGCGTCAGTTACTCTGCTGATCCGGAAAAAGTGGAGAAAATTCTTGTCGAAGAGGCACAAAATGCAATCGGGAAAATACCGGGTCTCCTCGGGGATCCACCGCCTTTTGTTCGCTTTATCCCTGGCTTCGGGGAAAGCTCGCTCGACTTCACCCTTATCTGTCAGGTGAAGGAGTTTGTGGATCAGTACCTCGTTCAGCATGAGCTGAGAAAGAGAATATTCAAGAGGTTTAATGAGGAAGGTATCGAGATACCGTTCCCTCACAGAACGGTCTATCTGAGGGAGGAAAAAAGATGGGAGAAGGAATAA
- a CDS encoding ABC transporter ATP-binding protein produces MAEIRFEGVKKQFKDSPVIEGLDLTIKDGEFFTFVGPSGCGKSTILNMLAGLEMVTEGRLYFDNQVVNDLSPKERDVAMVFQSYALYPHMTVYENMAFPLQMKKVMSTTIAEEVKRIALLLGLEEMLYRKPGELSGGQRQRVALGRAIIRRPKVFLMDEPLSNLDARLRVEMRAELKRLHQELKITTIYVTHDQAEALSLSERIAVVHKGEVQQCGTPPEVYLKPSNTFVAGFIGSPPMNFIPSSAWEYRQKDLLPPLSRENREGLIIGIRPEDVLISPVKSDDSIEVPVVLIEPAGSFNWIDVSWNNVKVKGKSEVDAGLKPGSRAYINLPLEKILLFDADSKRAI; encoded by the coding sequence ATGGCTGAGATTAGATTTGAAGGCGTAAAAAAACAATTCAAAGACAGTCCGGTGATCGAAGGGCTTGATCTGACTATTAAGGACGGAGAGTTCTTCACCTTTGTCGGTCCGAGCGGGTGCGGGAAATCCACGATCCTGAACATGCTCGCAGGGCTTGAGATGGTGACGGAAGGGAGACTCTATTTTGATAATCAGGTGGTCAACGATCTCTCACCAAAAGAGCGGGATGTGGCGATGGTCTTCCAGAGTTATGCCCTTTATCCTCACATGACGGTCTATGAAAACATGGCTTTCCCTCTCCAGATGAAGAAGGTCATGAGCACAACGATTGCGGAGGAAGTGAAAAGAATCGCGCTCCTTCTGGGGCTTGAAGAGATGCTGTATCGAAAACCGGGAGAGCTTTCGGGGGGGCAGAGACAGAGAGTAGCGCTCGGAAGGGCCATTATCCGGAGGCCGAAGGTGTTTCTTATGGACGAACCCCTGTCAAACCTCGATGCGAGACTCAGGGTTGAGATGAGAGCGGAGTTAAAGAGGCTCCATCAGGAGTTAAAGATAACCACCATCTATGTAACCCATGACCAGGCAGAGGCATTGAGTCTCTCGGAGAGGATAGCTGTAGTCCATAAAGGAGAGGTCCAGCAGTGCGGCACACCTCCCGAGGTCTATCTGAAGCCTTCCAATACATTTGTCGCCGGTTTCATCGGGAGTCCCCCCATGAATTTTATCCCTTCTTCAGCATGGGAATACAGGCAGAAAGATTTGCTCCCCCCATTGTCCAGGGAGAATAGAGAAGGATTGATAATTGGAATAAGACCGGAAGATGTATTGATTTCCCCTGTAAAATCAGATGATTCAATTGAAGTTCCAGTCGTACTGATAGAGCCTGCAGGTTCATTTAACTGGATTGATGTGAGTTGGAATAATGTTAAAGTCAAAGGAAAATCAGAAGTGGATGCGGGCCTGAAACCAGGCAGCAGGGCTTATATAAATTTACCGCTGGAGAAGATCCTCCTGTTCGATGCAGACTCTAAAAGGGCAATTTGA
- the treZ gene encoding malto-oligosyltrehalose trehalohydrolase, translated as MHQWQLDIGATVLEQGKVCFRVWAPGLQNLSVRLISERGTRDLPMEREDRGYFSVMADDTSHGDLYFYLLNNQRERPDPASRLQPRGVHGPSQVIDPAEFQWKDDNWQGISLMDYVVYELHVGTFTEEGTFESVISHLDYLKDLGITAIELMPVAQFPGGRNWGYDGVYLFATHNSYGGPDGLKGLVNECHRKGLAIILDVVYNHLGPEGNYLHDYGYYFTDKYRTPWGEAINFDGPYSDEVRKFFIDNALYWIAEYHIDALRIDAIHGIFDFSARHFLEDIGEALHKQAEVLGRKIYVIPESDLNDVRVINPLEIGGYGLDAQWNDDFHHALHSLLSGERTGYYEDFGKISHLEKAFREGFVYSGQYSKFRKRRHGSFSTDRPAHQFIVFSQNHDQVGNRMTGDRLSQTQSFEKLKLAAGVVILSPYIPLLFMGEEYGETAPFQYFVSHSDESLINAVRKGRKEEFASFEWEGEIPDPQAEGTFLRSKINLSLHQHGIHHILFKFYRELIRLRREIPSLSNLIKGNMDIKSFEGEKVLYVRRWFEREHVFCLYNFGDKEEKIGLTLPRGIWDKIIDSSSEEWDGPVSASGHKTESFSTKTSVSLHPHSFVLYRMS; from the coding sequence ATGCATCAGTGGCAATTAGATATCGGTGCAACGGTACTTGAGCAGGGGAAGGTTTGCTTCAGGGTCTGGGCACCCGGATTACAGAATCTCTCGGTTCGACTCATCTCTGAAAGAGGGACAAGAGATCTTCCTATGGAAAGGGAAGATCGGGGCTACTTTTCCGTGATGGCCGATGATACATCTCATGGCGACCTCTACTTTTATCTCCTTAATAATCAGAGGGAACGTCCTGACCCTGCATCGAGACTTCAACCTCGCGGTGTACACGGTCCTTCACAGGTCATAGACCCTGCTGAGTTTCAATGGAAAGATGACAATTGGCAAGGGATTTCTCTTATGGATTATGTCGTCTATGAGCTGCATGTGGGTACTTTTACAGAAGAGGGGACCTTTGAATCGGTTATTTCTCATCTTGATTATCTAAAGGATCTTGGGATAACCGCGATAGAACTCATGCCGGTGGCGCAATTTCCCGGCGGTAGAAACTGGGGCTATGATGGCGTCTATCTCTTTGCCACACATAATTCTTATGGCGGGCCCGATGGACTGAAGGGCCTGGTCAATGAATGCCATAGAAAAGGTCTGGCTATTATTCTCGATGTAGTTTACAACCATCTTGGTCCTGAGGGGAATTATCTTCATGATTATGGATATTACTTTACGGATAAATACAGGACCCCCTGGGGGGAGGCCATTAATTTTGACGGGCCATACAGTGATGAGGTTCGAAAATTCTTTATAGACAACGCCCTCTACTGGATAGCGGAGTATCATATTGATGCCCTCAGGATTGATGCTATTCATGGCATATTTGATTTTAGTGCGAGACATTTTTTAGAGGACATCGGGGAAGCGCTACACAAACAGGCTGAGGTACTGGGTAGAAAGATATACGTGATCCCGGAGAGTGACCTGAATGATGTGAGGGTGATCAATCCCTTGGAAATTGGCGGGTATGGTCTCGATGCCCAATGGAATGACGACTTCCATCATGCACTCCATTCACTGCTGTCTGGCGAAAGGACTGGATATTATGAGGATTTCGGTAAGATATCGCATCTGGAAAAGGCATTCCGTGAGGGTTTTGTCTACTCAGGTCAATATTCGAAGTTCAGAAAACGGAGGCATGGCAGCTTTTCAACGGATAGACCTGCGCATCAATTCATTGTCTTTTCTCAGAACCACGATCAGGTCGGGAACAGGATGACCGGAGACAGGTTGAGTCAGACGCAATCCTTCGAAAAACTCAAACTTGCAGCAGGAGTTGTTATCCTTTCCCCTTATATTCCTCTTTTATTCATGGGGGAGGAGTACGGAGAGACGGCACCATTTCAGTATTTTGTGAGCCATTCTGACGAATCGTTAATCAATGCAGTCAGAAAAGGTAGAAAAGAGGAGTTCGCCTCTTTTGAGTGGGAAGGAGAAATTCCAGACCCTCAGGCCGAAGGTACCTTTTTAAGATCAAAGATAAATCTTAGCCTCCACCAGCATGGAATACATCATATCCTCTTCAAGTTTTACAGGGAATTGATCCGTCTTCGAAGGGAAATCCCCTCCCTTTCAAATCTCATCAAGGGAAATATGGATATAAAATCCTTTGAAGGGGAAAAAGTATTATATGTGAGGAGATGGTTTGAAAGGGAACATGTTTTCTGTCTTTATAACTTCGGCGATAAAGAGGAAAAAATCGGGTTGACACTCCCTCGAGGAATATGGGATAAGATAATAGATTCTTCATCAGAGGAATGGGATGGACCGGTTAGTGCATCGGGACACAAGACAGAATCTTTTTCCACAAAAACATCTGTAAGTTTACACCCTCATAGTTTTGTCCTCTACAGGATGTCCTGA
- a CDS encoding carbohydrate ABC transporter permease, with translation MIKKTGFYILLISLVLYCSGPFLWQLITSLKPDVELTTIPPIFPEHPAVMHYMSIFEGHPFFRIILNSAVVSSSTTVLSLIIGSLAAFGLAKLRIRYKTLILGFVLSVSMFPPIATVSPLYIIIRALGLRDTWWALIMTYTTFSLPLTIWILTNFFREIPNEIYLAARVDGCTTFQAFYKIMLPLSAPGFYSTAILVFIFSWNEFLFALTFTSTQVSRTIPVGIAMFPGLHEIPWGDIAAASIVVTIPLILLVFLFHRRIIEGLTAGAVKG, from the coding sequence ATGATTAAAAAAACCGGTTTTTATATCCTTCTCATATCTCTTGTTCTCTATTGTTCCGGCCCCTTTTTATGGCAGCTTATAACCAGCCTCAAGCCGGATGTGGAATTGACAACGATTCCTCCAATCTTCCCTGAACATCCTGCAGTAATGCACTACATGTCTATCTTTGAGGGACATCCCTTCTTCAGGATCATTTTGAATAGTGCCGTGGTCTCATCCTCTACCACGGTCCTTTCGCTCATCATAGGTTCACTGGCCGCATTCGGACTGGCAAAGCTCAGGATACGGTATAAGACACTGATCCTCGGCTTTGTCCTGTCGGTATCCATGTTTCCTCCCATTGCAACGGTCAGCCCGCTTTATATTATCATCCGCGCCCTCGGATTGAGGGACACATGGTGGGCCCTCATCATGACCTATACCACCTTCTCGCTCCCCCTTACAATATGGATTCTGACCAATTTCTTCAGAGAGATACCCAATGAGATCTACCTCGCCGCAAGGGTTGACGGATGCACCACTTTTCAGGCGTTCTACAAGATCATGCTCCCCCTGTCGGCGCCGGGATTCTATTCAACTGCAATCCTGGTGTTCATATTCTCATGGAATGAGTTTCTCTTTGCCCTGACATTCACATCCACACAGGTGTCAAGGACGATACCAGTAGGGATCGCCATGTTTCCCGGGCTTCATGAAATCCCCTGGGGGGATATAGCTGCCGCCTCGATCGTGGTGACCATCCCTTTAATATTACTTGTCTTTCTATTCCACAGGAGGATCATTGAAGGATTGACCGCAGGGGCTGTGAAGGGTTAA